In Lineus longissimus chromosome 9, tnLinLong1.2, whole genome shotgun sequence, one genomic interval encodes:
- the LOC135493396 gene encoding uncharacterized protein LOC135493396 isoform X2 has protein sequence MDKEKIKAMIEWVNALNVCEIPVTSLKDFHDGKNFLRVLKAVCKEDRESETDTALGRFCIIEEFLQGFYQSSEALSENVDLESVTHGNEIETAKVLVLLLAAAVQNQDREHFVETAMSLSLGLQAEIKELLEPLLMTEGQTVPRVPEDLSTILMMKRKSEHSPTRHQRSVVRALMQSPGVAGCFTNSPLTPIKVLIQSPQMAYKLRIRETEKKNKNLEKDLSEERHLKSELEWVLQEKKNEIKNQEKKIRDLERKAQEHKHFLDQLDEMGILKEDKDRLEAECSRLRTKLQEYQHSRQMLTRVEAENKELYTTVHDLKNQLKARDSAKGESVSLKARNRYLEEKNVEQELELSRVTDLKNQVTELLKNERAELEKVREINREKIKEMREQFEMKEANGPCGETMAVVTQKKVFELESEIMELRSNLIDPIVHKKLEEKLKLVNEGKQNAESALVDSKSKILSLEAQLSTIQSHCTENQEQIDNLTLAKRAVSDRADAQEGLILRLKEQEAKLVQTQKSLETEKGRLKDSCDSLEAELSSVCDALKLVTKERDCEQSNCETLRETLRKTLEDSQEKRKSLEKNHHEAEDKMNAKIQQLQSELLSIQEKKYSVEQELSDKLTTESEVSKKLERNVEELAVQFQDICFQRSKLLNEVDELKQEKAKEEEANVCLGKELAAVKVDLGVANEEREKFQSSLQEVGLLKSNLESKLEMVEGELEQEQKYTSELRERLSTLQADVSESEKEKNNLAVRIEQATADMASLRTEKVELELEFRQAHDTTVKLKDRLSSQKESMRNREEEFKKDLMGYETAISQIKSSFEKEIQSMKKCHDDLYEERRMEVEGYKSEMAEVQDKLVISEKRNSLLDEKWTEALNMVAKLETDIEESQMEYAKQLEAKEREIVGQKARVTEIETVMGESVSNLELKLKNLELDSSKRVAELEEKLSVAETEMEKVEEDLEVATKDAESITRKKDDLEQMLKTLEADSSVKVAELVEKLNMADTEIARMRDEHEVAIAEVETAKDSLVQMLKRLESISAVKVAELEEKVSMADREIEDLKEQHVVTVTEAEGVLKQKDDLEQMLKNLEYESSERVAEIEEKLNNAVTDMEQLKEQHQLSITEVEAVIREKESIIDEEKARSSQLQEEVENFRTQLMQISHQTDDLKQIMSVSETTLAEIRDELEDKKKTIASQDAEICEEKRRCSDLEKELSDVKNEMTEQVYVKDIEVANEKVRCLHLTEDMEKIQSELDVAEQDILSKEQRCQEVEEYLQTVEKKLVRVEEEMSGKETVASEQIRQLQQSLQAVESGSEESMKHVVELQQARTNLEQTVADLRQQMADAVEEAKSSIEDREEQIQKMQSDIELKDVAFTEMVEAKQGAEVRFAVEIEELKIKADADVAGLEKKLEEVQCVLESKIAELGEVRSTQEQAEVQMETLRKELVELQTKSEEKISELEQKEEEQNVHFNEQTLKEKELKDAYDVAEGTVAELKEKLAKVADEMVAADAREKDLIEKFSQEEEEREAQGEEVEVLMQQIGKLRMEVETGEAAIIKKDTCLAEKLKELEILSSRRQELEEALVEKDKRIELFVEESEAKEKELMKEKVELESAVSDLKMALQSVVASQEEELKVKCEEVKGLMQKINDLDEAFEEQKNKVEVLETDIEDKDEEIEKIELNAYEIQETMDEQSLEIEELKETITSNLTGKLLNEQALTEMKQRLAETEERESAAKDDLEKQLHLLCEKERELTELNSQLESVKLEYSAVELQKKQEEANFEKKVAALESTVQEQQETFAKKEAEVEKKVAELESSHEEHQKLVAEKEELANKELESKTQLQTRVLQLQLDHECARKQYAEVQQACSKSQEREEGFSSEIQGNKLKLEAIKKQMNQHELKVEQLTKLNAILEKNKASLAAELSQSKDRIKQVEEQYEEKIDMIQESVKEQMSSERGLFQERIQELESELKEKQEENQENENMLLKRNHEKDKLALELQLIQKKLESADVKYENLEKKYKTQIEREQKLILNKEHEIRLAADLNRSLRSQLEKEQEKNNSEMDELMKQAECISTEKNSIADENTQLTTVLRKEKEAVTELEKKTEKLNEYISKLKTERKKLIEEQEKSHSMYDKEIHRLQDELERESDLKEKFLHRYQKEEGETKELRALLSVAEARLTGMNSPSRSVLKSPNGTFKSPEISAIKSMGKSPRHFDDSLDFMDDSLEFEELTGNHIDLGMKPRHHDKENQSPRSHNSLSLSLRSSMTSMSGHNYFSPRSGRHRSPSLKSLGGNTTLGASLHVPYEPDPGFETEWDRLSELKRRNTLCLPHMRSSYPVETQAREPKKMAEDLMKSLPIPTESCSKYDQSTRRRMSPSELSDDLMKTTDLTDTASSSASIYNSCHRTLPSSFKVPQSVPIKADHKATKSSDKQMKKPSTSIFSSHKSSTTPQKESRRTPHKKHHKTPGSSKKSKGMKQALIDENIQKTDDRRESLAFSIPITPNKKKSKGLAKKFSSDKKEPQSPKMRKPLHARNFLLFGQ, from the exons ATGGACAAGGAAAAGATCAAGGCCATGATCGAATGG GTCAATGCCCTGAACGTTTGTGAAATTCCGGTTACATCATTGAAAGACTTCCACGATGGGAAAAACTTCCTCCGCGTATTGAAAGCTGTCTGTAAGGAAGATCGTGAAAGTGAAACAGACACGGCATTGGGCAGGTTCTGCATAATAGAGGAGTTCTTACAAG GATTTTACCAGTCGTCAGAAGCCCTGTCGGAGAATGTGGATCTGGAATCAGTCACTCATGgcaatgaaattgaaacagcCAAG GTTCTTGTTCTTCTCTTGGCTGCAGCAGTCCAAAACCAGGACCGAGAGCATTTTGTTGAGACCGCCATGAGTCTGTCGCTCGGTCTACAAGCTGAGATCAAAGAACTACTGGAACCACTTCTGATGACAGAAGGTCAGACAGTTCCACGTGTCCCTGAAGACCTCTCAacgattttgatgatgaaacgTA AATCTGAGCATTCCCCAACTCGTCATCAGCGATCCGTTGTAAGGGCTTTGATGCAGTCCCCAGGAGTCGCAGGATGCTTCACCAACTCGCCGCTCACCCCAATCAAAGTTCTTATCCAGTCACCTCAGATGGCGTACAAG TTGCGGATACGCGAGACagagaagaaaaataagaaCCTGGAAAAGGATTTGTCGGAAGAACGCCATCTGAAATCTGAGTTAGAATGGGTTCTTCAAGAGAAGAAGAATGAAATAAAGAATCAAG AGAAAAAGATTCGTGACCTCGAAAGGAAGGCACAAGAGCATAAACATTTCCTTGACCAGTTGGACGAAATGGGCATTTTGAAAGAAGACAAAGACAGGCTTGAGGCCGAATGCTCGCG GCTGCGGACAAAGCTTCAGGAGTATCAACACAGTAGACAAATGCTGACGAGAGTTGAGGCTGAAAACAAAGAGCTTTACACCACTGTCCATGATCTTAAAAACCAG CTGAAAGCGAGAGATTCTGCAAAAGGAGAGAGTGTTTCCCTGAAAGCACGTAACAGATACCTAGAAGAAAAAAACGTAGAGCAGGAACTGGAGCTGTCGCGTGTGACAGATCTCAAGAATCAGGTCACAGAGCTGCTTAAAAATGAACGTGCTGAACTGGAGAAAGTTCGGGAAATTAACCGAGAAAAGATCAAGGAAATGCGTGAACAGTTTGAAATGAAGG AAGCGAATGGACCCTGCGGTGAGACCATGGCTGTTGTGACACAGAAAAAAGTGTTTGAGCTGGAATCGGAGATCATGGAACTGAGGTCAAACCTCATCGATCCCATTGTTCATAAAAAACTTGAGGAAAAGTTGAAATTGGTCAACGAGGGGAAACAGAATGCTGAG AGTGCCTTGGTCGACTCTAAGAGTAAGATTCTCAGCCTCGAGGCTCAACTCTCCACCATCCAAAGCCATTGTACGGAAAACCAAGAGCAGATAGATAACCTGACTTTAGCGAAAAGGGCGGTATCTGACCGTGCAGACGCCCAAGAAGGTCTCATACTGCGCCTGAAAGAACAAGAAGCCAAACTGGTCCAGACTCAAAAATCCCTGGAGACAGAGAAAGGACGGTTGAAAGATTCATGCGATTCCCTGGAAGCGGAGTTGTCCAGTGTTTGTGATGCATTGAAACTTGTGACAAAG GAACGTGATTGCGAGCAAAGTAACTGTGAGACTCTCCGTGAAACGTTGAGGAAAACGTTAGAAGACAGCCAAGAGAAGAGAAAGAGTCTTGAGAAGAATCACCACGAGGCCGAAGACAAAATGAACGCCAAGATTCAACAGCTACAGAGCGAGCTGCTCTCCATTCAAGAAAAGAAGTACAGCGTTGAACAAGAACTTAGCGATAAACTCACCACAGAGAGTGAGGTATCCAAGAAGCTTGAGAGGAATGTGGAAGAGTTGGCCGTACAGTTCCAGGACATCTGTTTCCAGAGGAGCAAGTTGTTGAACGAAGTTGATGAACTGAAGCAAGAAAAAGCAAAGGAGGAGGAAGCTAACGTCTGCTTAGGGAAGGAGTTGGCTGCTGTGAAAGTTGATTTGGGGGTTGCGAATGAGGAACGCGAGAAGTTTCAGAGTTCGTTGCAGGAGGTTGGATTACTTAAATCCAATCTGGAATCCAAGCTAGAGATGGTAGAAGGTGAGTTAGAGCAGGAACAGAAGTACACATCCGAGTTGAGGGAACGGCTTTCGACACTACAAGCAGACGTGTCGGAGTCAGAGAAGGAGAAAAATAACCTAGCAGTGCGTATTGAACAGGCTACAGCAGACATGGCCAGTCTGAGGACCGAGAAAGTTGAGCTGGAGCTTGAGTTCAGACAAGCTCATGATACGACAGTGAAGTTGAAAGATCGCCTGAGTTCGCAGAAGGAGAGTATGAGGAACCGCGAGGAGGAATTCAAGAAGGACTTGATGGGGTACGAAACAGCAATCTCACAGATCAAGTCTTCCTTCGAGAAGGAGATCCAGAGCATGAAGAAATGTCACGATGATCTATACGAGGAGAGACGGATGGAAGTCGAGGGTTATAAATCCGAAATGGCAGAGGTGCAGGATAAACTTGTTATTTCAGAGAAACGTAACTCACTTTTGGATGAGAAGTGGACAGAGGCACTGAACATGGTGGCCAAGCTTGAGACAGATATTGAAGAGTCACAGATGGAGTATGCCAAACAACTAGAAGCCAAGGAGAGAGAGATTGTTGGGCAGAAGGCTAGGGTGACTGAAATTGAGACAGTTATGGGCGAAAGTGTGTCTAATCTCGAGCTGAAGCTGAAAAATCTGGAGTTGGACTCTTCAAAGAGAGTTGCGGAGTTGGAAGAGAAGTTGAGTGTTGCTGAAACTGAGATGGAGAAGGTTGAAGAAGACCTTGAAGTTGCCACAAAGGATGCAGAAAGTATCACCAGGAAGAAGGATGATTTGGAGCAGATGTTAAAAACTCTGGAGGCTGATTCGTCGGTGAAAGTCGCTGAATTGGTAGAGAAGCTGAACATGGCTGACACTGAGATTGCAAGGATGAGAGACGAACACGAAGTTGCCATTGCAGAGGTTGAGACTGCCAAGGATAGTCTTGTGCAGATGCTGAAGAGACTGGAGTCTATTTCGGCTGTAAAAGTCGCAGAGTTAGAAGAGAAAGTAAGCATGGCTGACAGGGAGATTGAAGATCTCAAAGAACAACATGTAGTCACTGTCACAGAGGCAGAGGGTGTTCTCAAACAGAAGGATGATCTTGAGCAGATGTTAAAAAATCTTGAGTATGAGTCATCAGAAAGAGTTGCTGAAATTGAGGAGAAATTGAACAATGCTGTCACTGACATGGAGCAGTTGAaagaacaacatcaactttccatCACTGAAGTGGAGGCTGTCATCAGAGAGAAGGAGTCTATTATTGATGAGGAGAAAGCTAGATCTTCGCAGCTCCAAGAAGAAGTTGAAAACTTCAGAACCCAGCTGATGCAGATCTCCCATCAGACAGATGACCTGAAGCAGATTATGAGTGTGTCGGAGACGACACTGGCAGAGATCCGTGATGAGcttgaagataagaagaagacCATTGCATCACAAGATGCAGAGATCTGTGAGGAGAAGAGACGCTGTTCGGATCTTGAGAAGGAGCTGTCCGATGTAAAGAATGAGATGACAGAGCAAGTCTACGTCAAGGATATCGAAGTCGCCAACGAGAAGGTGAGATGTCTGCACTTGACTGAAGACATGGAAAAGATACAGAGTGAGTTAGATGTGGCAGAACAGGACATCTTGTCCAAGGAACAGAGATGCCAAGAGGTTGAGGAATATCTTCAGACGGTCGAAAAGAAATTGGTCAGAGTCGAGGAAGAGATGTCAGGTAAGGAAACAGTGGCATCAGAACAGATACGTCAGCTCCAGCAATCATTGCAGGCAGTCGAGAGTGGTTCTGAAGAGTCGATGAAACATGTGGTGGAGTTGCAGCAGGCAAGGACTAACTTGGAGCAGACGGTAGCTGATTTGAGGCAACAGATGGCAGATGCTGTTGAAGAGGCAAAGAGTAGTATCGAAGATAGGGAGGAACAGATCCAGAAGATGCAGTCGGATATTGAACTGAAAGATGTTGCTTTTACTGAGATGGTGGAAGCAAAACAAGGTGCTGAGGTGAGGTTTGCTGTGGAGATAGAAGAGCTCAAGATAAAAGCAGATGCGGATGTTGCAGGGCTAGAGAAGAAGCTGGAAGAGGTCCAGTGTGTCTTGGAGTCAAAGATTGCAGAGCTTGGAGAAGTTAGGTCAACGCAGGAGCAAGCTGAAGTGCAGATGGAAACCTTACGAAAGGAACTTGTTGAACTGCAAACAAAGTCAGAGGAGAAGATCTCGGAACTCGAGCAGAAGGAAGAAGAACAAAATGTTCATTTTAACGAACAGACCTTGAAAGAAAAAGAGTTGAAAGATGCATACGATGTTGCTGAAGGAACTGTTGCTGAGCTGAAGGAAAAGTTGGCAAAAGTAGCAGACGAGATGGTAGCAGCAGACGCACGAGAAAAAGACCTGATTGAAAAATTTTCACAGGAAGAAGAGGAACGTGAAGCCCAGGGAGAGGAGGTTGAAGTCCTAATGCAGCAGATTGGAAAGTTGAGAATGGAGGTAGAGACTGGTGAGGCTGCAATCATTAAAAAGGATACATGCCTTGCAGAGAAGCTTAAGGAATTGGAGATTCTGAGCAGCAGACGACAGGAGTTGGAGGAGGCTCTGGTTGAGAAAGATAAGCGGATCGAATTGTTTGTGGAAGAGAGTGAGGCAAAGGAGAAAGAACTAATGAAGGAGAAAGTTGAATTGGAAAGTGCTGTGTCGGATTTGAAAATGGCATTGCAGAGTGTTGTTGCATCACAGGAGGAAGAACTGAAAGTTAAATGTGAGGAGGTGAAGGGTCTGATGCAGAAGATCAATGATTTGGATGAGGCCTTTGAAGAGCAGAAGAACAAGGTCGAAGTGTTAGAAACAGACATTGAGGATAAAGATGAGGAGATTGAAAAGATAGAGCTAAATGCATACGAGATACAGGAAACGATGGATGAGCAAAGCCTGGAGATTGAAGAACTCAAAGAGACGATAACTTCTAATTTAACAGGGAAACTGTTAAACGAGCAAGCACTGACTGAGATGAAACAGCGACTTGCAGAAACAGAGGAGCGTGAATCGGCTGCAAAGGATGACTTGGAAAAACAGTTACATTTGCTCTGCGAGAAAGAAAGAGAGTTGACTGAGTTGAACTCTCAGCTGGAGAGTGTCAAGTTAGAATATTCAGCGGTGGAGTTGCAGAAGAAACAGGAAGAAGCCAACTTTGAGAAGAAAGTGGCTGCATTGGAATCAACCGTTCAAGAACAGCAAGAAACTTTTGCCAAGAAGGAAGCTGAAGTTGAGAAGAAGGTTGCAGAGTTGGAATCGTCTCATGAAGAACATCAGAAACTTGTTGCTGAGAAGGAGGAGTTGGCCAACAAGGAGTTGGAGAGTAAAACACAGCTACAGACAAGGGTGCTACAGCTGCAGTTGGATCATGAGTGTGCAAGGAAACAGTATGCGGAGGTCCAGCAGGCGTGTTCCAAGAGCCAGGAACGGGAGGAGGGCTTCTCTTCTGAGATCCAGGGCAATAAACTCAAGTTGGAGGCAATCAAAAAGCAAATGAATCAGCACGAACTAAAG GTTGAACAGTTGACAAAACTGAACGCCATCCTTGAGAAGAACAAGGCTTCCCTTGCCGCCGAGTTGAGCCAGTCAAAGGACCGAATTAAACAAGTTGAAGAGCAGTATGAAGAAAAGATTGACATGATCCAAGAGAGTGTGAAGGAGCAGATGTCAAGCGAGCGAGGCTTGTTCCAAGAGAGAATCCAGGAGCTTGAGAGTGAGCTCAAAGAGAAACAGGAGGAGAATCAGGAAAATGAA AACATGTTATTAAAACGAAATCACGAAAAGGACAAGCTTGCCCTCGAGCTGCAATTGATACAGAAGAAGTTGGAAAGTGCTGATGTGAAATATGAAAACTTGGAAAAGAAATACAAAACTCAG ATTGAGAGAGAACAGAAATTGATCTTGAACAAGGAGCACGAGATTCGCCTGGCTGCAGATCTCAACCGATCCCTGCGATCACAGCTTGAGAAGGAACAGGAAAAGAATAATAGTGAAATGGACGAGCTTATGAAACAG GCTGAGTGCATCTCAACTGAGAAAAACTCCATCGCTGATGAAAACACACAACTGACCACAGTACTTCGCAAAGAAAAAGAAGCTGTCACAGAGTTGGAAAAGAAGACTGAGAAACTTAACGAATACATCAGCAAG TTGAAGACGGAACGTAAAAAGCTTATCGAGGAGCAAGAAAAGAGTCATTCCATGTATGACAAGGAGATTCATCGTCTTCAAGATGAACTTGAGAGAGAGAGCGACCTGAAGGAGAAGTTCCTTCATCGGTATCAGAAGGAGGAAGGTGAGACCAAGGAGCTGAGGGCGCTGTTGAGTGTTGCCGAGGCAAGATTGACAG GAATGAACTCACCAAGTCGAAGTGTGCTAAAATCGCCCAATGGGACATTCAAGTCACCAGAGATCAGTGCTATCAAGTCGATGGGGAAGTCGCCTCGACATTTTGACGACAGTTTAGACTTCATGGATGATTCGCTCGAGTTTGAAGAGTTGACGGGCAATCATATTGATCTCGGCATGAAACCTCGCCACCATGATAAGGAAAATCAGTCACCAAGGAGTCACAACAGCTTGTCACTGTCACTAAGAAG CTCCATGACGTCAATGTCCGGCCATAATTACTTCTCACCACGATCTGGACGCCACCGTAGTCCAAGTTTGAAGTCCCTCGGCGGCAATACTACACTTGGCGCTtcattacatgtaccat ATGAACCAGACCCAGGCTTTGAAACCGAATGGGATCGATTGAGTGAGCTCAAGAGACGAAACACGCTGTGTTTGCCACACATGAGGTCATCGTACCCAGTCGAGACTCAG GCACGGGAACCGAAAAAGATGGCTGAAGATCTCATGAAGTCGTTGCCAATCCCAACCGAGTCTTGCAGCAAATATGACCAGTCAACACGCAGACGCATGAGCCCGTCCGAACTTTCTGACGATCTCATGAAGACCACAGATCTCACTGACACAGCTTCCTCAAGTGCGAGTATCTATAACAGCTGCCATCGCACATTGCCGTCCAGTTTCAAAGTGCCACAGTCCGTGCCGATCAAGGCGGATCACAAAGCTACCAAGTCATCTGATAAACAAATGAAGAAA CCCAGCACATCGATATTTAGTTCCCATAAATCCTCCACGACTCCCCAGAAGGAATCGCGAAGAACGCCGCACAAGAAACACCACAAGACCCCAGGCAGTAGTAAAAAGTCAAAAGGGATGAAACAAGCTCTCATTGACGAGAATATACAAAAG ACCGATGATAGGAGAGAAAGCTTGGCGTTCTCCATCCCGATCACTCCGAACAAAAAGAAATCCAAAGGTCTGGCAAAGAAGTTCTCATCTGATAAGAAAGAACCACAGTCGCCTAAG